A single Tenacibaculum sp. Bg11-29 DNA region contains:
- a CDS encoding GNAT family N-acetyltransferase: MDTYIANNFKESHFIKELESTENEYYLLEYKNKTAGYSKIIFNKTCKGVLAKNITYMSRLYLLEEFYGLGIGKKLFAFNIALCKDNNQAGIWLNVWVENKKAIQFYEKSGFKIIGKSDFQISETHSNPNHIMYLEF; this comes from the coding sequence ATGGATACCTATATTGCTAATAATTTTAAAGAAAGCCACTTTATAAAAGAGTTGGAAAGTACCGAAAATGAATATTATTTACTAGAATATAAAAACAAAACTGCTGGTTATTCTAAGATAATTTTTAACAAAACCTGTAAAGGTGTTTTAGCTAAAAACATAACCTATATGAGTAGATTATATTTACTGGAAGAGTTTTATGGTTTAGGTATTGGTAAAAAATTATTCGCTTTTAATATCGCCTTATGTAAAGATAATAATCAAGCAGGAATTTGGCTAAACGTTTGGGTAGAGAATAAAAAAGCTATTCAGTTTTATGAAAAATCAGGTTTTAAAATAATCGGAAAAAGTGATTTTCAAATATCAGAAACACACTCAAACCCAAATCATATTATGTATTTAGAATTTTAA
- a CDS encoding VF530 family DNA-binding protein: MDTVNDQINEPIQSEEFTNTDFKPKTNEQLNKENPTRQNRKQATEEQLNNPLHGVKLTQLLDRLVTYYGWEYLAERVNIRCFKYNPNMKSSLGFLRKTDWAREHVEDVYLDMLEEQQSSSK, translated from the coding sequence ATGGATACAGTAAACGACCAAATTAATGAACCAATACAATCTGAAGAGTTTACAAATACAGATTTTAAGCCAAAGACTAACGAACAATTAAATAAAGAAAACCCTACAAGACAAAATAGAAAACAAGCAACTGAAGAGCAACTTAATAATCCATTACATGGAGTTAAACTTACTCAGCTTCTAGATCGTTTAGTAACATATTATGGCTGGGAATATCTGGCAGAACGTGTAAATATTCGTTGTTTTAAATACAACCCTAACATGAAGTCTAGTTTAGGTTTTTTAAGAAAAACAGATTGGGCTAGAGAGCATGTTGAAGATGTTTATTTAGATATGTTAGAAGAACAACAATCTTCTAGTAAATAA
- the htpG gene encoding molecular chaperone HtpG: MSKGSINVSVENIFPLIKKFLYSDHEIFLRELISNGTDATTKLKHLISIGEAKTELGDAKIEISINKEAKTITIKDQGLGMTADEVEKYINQIAFSGAEEFLDKYKDDKNETGVIGHFGLGFYSAFMVADKVELITKSFKDEPAAHWACDGSPEFTLEAHDKSDRGTEIILHIADDSTEFLEEAKIGGLLNKYNRFNQVPIKFGTKKVNDPDFTPQTTTDAEGKETTEPHKQIEVDAIINNTNPAWTKAPADLSDEDYTNFYRELYPMQFEESLFHIHLNVDYPFNLTGILFFPKLTQNLDMQKDKIQLYQNQVYVTDNVEGIVPDFLQMLKGVIDSPDIPLNVSRSGLQADGAVKKIAGYITKKVGDKLASLFKKDRADFEQKWNDIKVIIEYGMLSEDKFMDKAKKFALYPTVSDTYFTFDELVEKTKDSQTDKDGNHIILYASNKDAQHSYIQDATAKGYEVVVLDSPIVSHLMQKLETSGESKVQFTRVDSDFIDNLIKKDEAVISKLTDEEKETLKPVIEGVIASQTYTVQLESMDSSSSPFLITVPEFMRRMKEMQASGGGGGMMGMGNLPEMYNLVVNTNHPLVSEILNADEDKKKGLITQAFDLAKLSQNLLHGEELTNFIKRSYELIK, translated from the coding sequence ATGAGTAAAGGAAGTATTAATGTATCGGTAGAGAATATATTCCCACTGATTAAAAAATTCTTGTATTCTGACCACGAAATATTTTTACGTGAGTTAATTTCTAACGGAACAGATGCAACTACAAAATTAAAGCACTTAATTTCTATTGGTGAAGCTAAAACTGAATTAGGTGATGCTAAAATTGAAATTAGCATTAATAAAGAGGCTAAAACCATAACCATTAAAGATCAAGGTTTAGGTATGACAGCTGATGAGGTTGAAAAATACATTAACCAAATTGCTTTTTCTGGAGCTGAAGAGTTTTTAGATAAGTATAAAGATGATAAAAACGAAACTGGTGTAATTGGTCACTTTGGTTTAGGTTTTTATTCTGCTTTTATGGTTGCTGATAAGGTTGAGTTAATCACAAAATCTTTTAAAGACGAACCTGCTGCACATTGGGCATGTGATGGCTCTCCTGAATTCACTTTAGAAGCTCATGACAAATCTGACAGAGGAACAGAAATTATTTTACATATTGCTGACGATTCTACTGAGTTTTTAGAAGAAGCAAAAATTGGTGGCTTATTAAACAAATACAATCGTTTTAACCAAGTGCCAATTAAATTTGGAACTAAAAAAGTTAACGATCCTGATTTTACACCACAAACTACAACTGATGCCGAAGGTAAAGAAACTACTGAGCCTCACAAACAGATTGAAGTTGATGCAATTATCAATAATACAAATCCTGCCTGGACAAAAGCGCCTGCTGATTTAAGTGATGAAGATTATACAAACTTCTATAGAGAATTGTATCCAATGCAATTTGAGGAGTCTTTATTTCACATTCACTTAAATGTAGACTATCCATTTAACTTAACAGGAATTTTATTCTTCCCTAAGTTAACACAGAACTTAGATATGCAAAAGGATAAAATCCAATTGTATCAAAACCAAGTATATGTAACTGATAATGTTGAAGGAATTGTACCTGACTTTTTACAAATGTTAAAAGGTGTTATCGATTCTCCAGATATTCCATTAAATGTTTCTCGTTCTGGTTTACAAGCAGACGGAGCAGTAAAGAAAATCGCTGGTTATATTACTAAAAAAGTAGGTGATAAATTAGCTTCTTTATTCAAAAAAGATCGTGCTGATTTTGAACAAAAATGGAACGATATTAAAGTAATTATCGAATACGGAATGTTATCGGAAGATAAATTTATGGATAAAGCGAAGAAATTTGCTTTATATCCTACTGTAAGCGATACTTATTTCACTTTTGATGAGTTAGTTGAAAAAACTAAAGATTCTCAAACTGATAAAGATGGAAATCACATAATCTTATATGCTTCTAACAAAGACGCACAACACAGTTATATTCAAGATGCAACTGCAAAAGGATATGAAGTGGTTGTATTAGATTCTCCAATCGTATCGCACTTAATGCAAAAACTAGAAACTTCAGGTGAATCTAAAGTTCAGTTTACTCGTGTAGATTCTGATTTTATTGATAATTTAATTAAGAAAGACGAAGCTGTTATATCTAAATTAACTGATGAGGAAAAAGAAACCTTAAAACCAGTTATTGAAGGTGTAATTGCATCACAAACATATACTGTTCAATTAGAATCTATGGATTCTTCTTCGTCTCCTTTCTTAATTACCGTACCAGAATTTATGCGTCGTATGAAAGAAATGCAAGCTTCTGGTGGTGGAGGCGGAATGATGGGAATGGGTAATTTACCTGAAATGTATAACTTAGTTGTTAATACAAATCACCCATTAGTTTCTGAAATCTTAAATGCTGATGAAGACAAGAAAAAAGGATTAATTACACAAGCTTTCGATTTAGCAAAGTTATCTCAAAACCTATTACATGGTGAAGAGTTAACTAACTTTATTAAGCGTTCTTACGAGTTGATTAAGTAA